gaaagaaagaaaacagcaaaggggaaaggtggggtgtGATTACagattgtaatttaaaataagcaggtcagggaaggcctagaaaaggaggtgacatttgaacaaagactGGAGACAGGTAAAGGACTGAGTCATGTGGAGGAAAGTtgtcccaggcagagggcacagcaagtgcaaaggccctgagatacCTGTAAGGAAGGAGCAGAGTGGGTGGAAGTGGGGAAACAAAGGCTGCAGAGGGACCACGGTGACCTTGGCCATGGGGTGAGCAGTAGGGCTgaacccccctccccacccaaggaCTCACAGGGTGGGAGAAGGTGAAGGTGACCTTGGAGTTGAGTTTATCTGTGTTCGTGTTGCTTAGAAAGACCAAGTTGACGGCTGAAAGAAGCCTGAGCTGGGCGCCGCGGACAGGACTTTCGTAGATCTCTTCCAGCTCGGTTTGCTTCTCCGAGTCCAGGTCCAAAGAGGCGTTGGCCAGCAATTTCTGCATGTTCGGGCTGGAAAGGATTCCTACCACGGTGGGGCCTGGGGGACAGACACGCTGGCTACCTTCTGCTCTGCTTCCTTCTGTGCCCCATCCTCCCTCCTAAGATGTCTAATTCAGGCTCACCAGTCCACTGTGATGCCTGGAGTCCCTCCCCATGGGTCAGTTTTCAGTTGCTGCATATTCGGAATCTCACCCCTAGCCATATCCCAgcttctccatccctctccctcaggTGCCCACTCCGGATCCTGCCATTACCGGACTTCTCGGCTCCAGCTGCCACGGCCCAGTCCAGCAGCATCCGTGCCTGGCTCTGGCCCACGGTGATGTTTCCGTTCCCCTGCTTCTGGACCATCAGGGACAACTCTGAGGGGACAGGGGGCAGTGATCAGGAGCTCTGGGTGTATGAGGGGGGGCCCGGGGCTGGGGCAGAGCAGGACGGGATCTCACCTGTGTCCCCAGGAGAATGGTAGATGAAGGAGCCTTCAGACATGGCTTTGGCCAGGGTCCTCAGGATTTGTTCAAGGCCTGAGAACAGGTAGGTGGCTGTGTGGTGCCTGGAAGACAGGTCCAAGGCCTCCAGGTCCCCTGGGGTTTTCAACAGGTCATCCAGTGACATGATGAGGTACTGTGGGTGTTGGGTGACAGCTGCTGGGTCATTGCACCACAGGGGCTGCCTGAAGGACCCTGATCTCACctcccctcaccccgcccccacAACTGGGGTACACACTGGAGAACCACCTGGGTTGCCTGGGGGACAGACACAGGGGAATCTTCAAGACACTGCAGTAGCCAGAAGACAAGTAAGGGGACTGAGTATATGCCTGTGTGCACGTATTATAACAACGACAGCGCTTAACATTTATGAGGCACAGGCCCTTTTCTAAGTCTGCACTGCCCCAGAACAGTTGCCACGAGCCACAGGTGTCGCTTGAAATATGGCTCCACGTTGAAATGGTAATAGTTTGAATCTATTGGGTTATATGCAATTTTCacattaatttcacttgtttactcttaaatttattctttacttttatatcttattttattattttttttttttattttgcggtatgtgggcctctcactgttgtggcctctcccgttatggagcacaggctccggacgtgcaggctcagtggccgtggctcacgggcctagccgctccgtggcatgtgggatcttcccggaccggggcgcgaacctgtgtcccctgcatcggcaggcggactctcaaacactgtgccaccagggaagccctacttttatattttaaaaatgtagctacaggaaaaattttaaatgatacaagGGGCTCacatgtttctctctctctctctttttttaatacttatttatttattttggctgcgccgggtcttggttgcagcacgtgggatctttgtacGGCATGCGGCATCTTTAGTTGGGGCATGAGGACTCTtactagttgcggcatgcatgcgggatctcgttcctcaaccagggaacccaggccccctgcattgggagtgtggagtgttacccactggaccaccagggaagttcctcacatatttctctttttaaaagttattattattattttttagggGCTCAATATTTCTACCAGGCTAAGGACATATGCCAAAACTTACGTATACTGCttatactgtgtgccaggcactattctttGAGCCTTACTTCTATTAGTTCATTTAAACCTTTTCACCACCTGTATGAAGCAGGCACCATTTATGAAGTGAGgagacaggcccagagagggggagtcacttgcctgaggtcacacagcaggaagtGGCAGCGGGTAGGATGGGGTGTATTTGAACCTTGAGGCCTGGCTCCAGAGGTGAAATTCTCAACTGCTTCATTCTATTGCCATTATATCCCTctcaaatatgtgtgtgtgtgtgtgtgtgtgtgtgtgtgtgtgtgtgtgtgtgtgtgtacattttggggtgtgtatgtatgtctgtatttgtacaatgtatatatatggtgtgtgtatatattgtgCATACAGACACAGAGGCCCCTGCTTGGGCATCTCCACTCACACTGAAGCAACCTCCAGCCACCCCACACTGTCCTGGGGTTCCCCCCCAGGGCCTGCCCTTACCTGGATGGTTTCCTGAGGAAAGGCTGACTTGAAGTCTATGCTCATTTTCTGGACTCTTTCAAAGAAGCCAGAGAGActctggagagaggggagagaaggggggtCAGAGAACCTCATCCTGGATGGGGGAGCTTGGGGAAAATGGGTGGACAGGGTGAGCTGGGTGGAAGATTTCCTGTCTCCTGTTCCCTGCTGAGGCCACTCACCTGGCTCTTGATTTCAGGGGGTGCGGTCCAGGTGGGGAAGGAGATCTCTGCAGGGGACAGGACAGCAGTTCATTAGGTGTGAGAGTGTCTGTGCTTGTTGTAGGAGGGGGTCTGGGGTCAGGTCAGGACAGGTACCTTCGCAGATGGTGCCCATTTGCTTATCCTGGAATCCGGGTTTGGGCACCCAGCCTTGGCGGCAGTGACACGTGTATGAACCCACGGTGTTGACGCAGATGGTGGAGTTGTGACACTGATGCTGCCCGGAGCTGCACTCATCCATATCTGGGGACACGAAGAAGGGGGTCTGGCTCTGTCCCAGCCCTGATGAggcccctctcctctctgtgcccctcTTTTTCCCATATTAGTGCCCCCTCCCACGCCCGGAGGTGATGCCACCCGGTGACTGCACATCATCGAACGGTGGACGCTGAGGTTATTTATGGGAAGTGTGCAGAGTTCTGACACATAGCAGGTGGGCCCCATACAGATAGGCAGGTTGTGAAAATACTGAAGTGTCTTCGTCTCAGTTATTAGCTGCTGCCTGGAGTCCCTGGGAGCTTTTCTCCTGGCACCCCAGCTCCTTCTCCAGGACCCCCAGATGTTTTGACATTTAGCCCCAAAAGAATTAATGCCTGGCACAGCAGGGCTCCCCCAGCATTCTTTCTGTTTGGTTTGGGTGGGTGCCACTGAATATGTGATCAGATGTTTTAAGTGTGGGTCTCCAAGAACATAGCATCTGAGCTCTGAACCTTCGCAGACAGTGTTGTTTGGGCTGCTGGGGACCCCAGGAATTGGCTTCCAGCCTGGACGGCAGTGGCACTTATAGGTGCCCACGAGGTTGAAGCAGTGGCTGGAGTTGTGGCATGGGTTTCTCCCCGAGGTACATTCTTTCACATCTGAGGACAAAGCCAGAGGGTCAGGCGCCCCCCAACTTCCACTTCTCACTGTATCCGCTTATCACTGCCCAGCACCAAGGACCCCACTGTGATTGCACGTGCCATCACCTGGTGACCTTCAACTTCACCCTCAAAGCACCTTAAGGTAGCCTCCCTGCAAGATGGGCGTGGCAGGGACCATGGTCCCCACTTTATAGTAAAACCAGGAGGGAGACTGAGTCATGGGGTCTGACAGTCCAGCCCTGGACTGAGGTTCCCCTTCTGGGAACAGGAAGTGACAGCTTCCTCTGCTCGAATGTGACAGATGAGGAAGGGGCGAGGTCTGGGGATGTTCACAGAGACAGGGAACTCCACAAGGGAACCCCAGGCCCAGAAGGCTCTGCCGCCTCCCTGGCCTGTGGTGGGACCTTTCGGGGAGGCGAATCCTTGGGCAGGGCCCCGGCAGGCCCTTGGCATTGCAGGAACCTGAggctcttctccctcctcctcaggCTCCAGGGACCGCCTCGACTCCTTCTTCAGCTCCAGGCCAGCCTCACACTGTCTTCCCAGGGCCTCTACCTGTGCAATGTCTTGGGTCCTCCAGGTTGAGCTTCAAGCCAGGTGGGCACTGGCAGAGGTAGCTGCCCTGCGTGTTGATGCAGAGACTGCGGCCTTTACAGACTTTGGGTCTCTGCTGACATTCATCCACATCTGCAAGGGAGGTGAGAGGATGATGGATGCCTGCAGCTGTGGACAGCCTCCCGGGCCCGCTCTCTCTCCCTCGGTGAGTGGGTCTTTTCTAATTCACATGGAGACATCCTGTGGGTGAGCATGGTAGCCCAGATATTCTGTTGTCCAGATGTGGCCAGGAGTGACCCAAGTCCTCCCCTGTCTGCCGGCTCTGGCTCTCTCAGCCTCCCTGGGAAGCTCCCAGCTGTGGTGGGGACATCACAGCTGCTTGTGTCCCAGCCTAAGGATTTGGACAAAGGCCTGGGCGTGCCTTCCTGGGAACCGAGTACAGGAGAAATGCTGtgttccctgagcagggaggcCCCATCTTGGCTCTCGGTGACGGACTTTGTCCTGACTCCCCCAGAGTGAGTGCTGTCAGCTGAGTTCTCCTTGGATCCTGGTGACCCTGGCGGGACAGCACTCTCCTGTCCACGCTAACTCTGAGACTCCAGCTCCATGGAGATGCACCAAGACCCACCCCTGAGCCACGCCCCTCAAGGACGAGGCTTCTGGGCAGTGGCACAGAAAATGGGGGTGATGCCGGAAAGGCCAGGGCCATCTGGACAGTGGGCACCAGGCTGTGCTGGACAGTGGGGCTGATGTCTGGCCAGGCAGCCTTGGGCCTCTGAAGGTGCCTTTTTCTGATTCCCATGAAGGCATTGCCTAGATTGGCAGGAAGTGGTGAGAATCCACGTCTGAGCAAGGTCTGCAGTGGGCAATGGCTGGGTGGCTGGAGCAGGGAGCAGGTGTCATGCATGAAGGGTGGCAGGTGTTTCTGTCATCTTGGCCCTTGGCCTCTCACCTGGGACGTAGACCTGTGGACCCTGCTGAGTGGGGCTCAGCCTCCGTCTTCTGTCCCCAAGTGGTCTGGGTCATCATGGGGCCTGGGTTGATCTCTTCAGTAGAGGGTCAGGCCAGGGGCAATGGTCCCTGATGACAACCTCTCCTGTCATCTGCTCCAGATGGGAGCCTCTTTGTTCATCTGATTCTTCCAGTGTGCTGGGGGCTCGATGTCACCCTGCCCACCCCTGACACAACGTCCTCCCAGGCCCCAGTCATCAGAGCTGCCTCAGGTCCGTGAACTGGAATTACTGGGGAGGGTCAGGGTGGAGCCTTGTGTGGGGAAATAGATGGAAGCTGAGTGGCTGAGAATTGGGGTCAGGGTGCCAGGAGGCATCTTTTCCAGGCAGGTTGCtgagccagggcagggctggccagGGACGGTGGACCTGTCCTTGAATCTCCCTCCTCCCGCATTTCTGGACAGGGTCCCAGGGTCCACCATGGCCCAGGGGGTCTGAGAGGGCCCCAGAGGGCAGGTCTCCTCCCAGCAGTCACTAAGAGCGGCGAAGAGGGCAGATATTGTGCTGGAACACACGGTGCTGTGACCTCATTGAGTATCTTGAATGCCAGCCACTCTTTTGTTTCATGCAAATAAGATGCCAGGTGGCCGGGGGGATGTTCCAAACATCTGGAAGTGACCCTCTGCAAAGGGTTCTGAGCCTTGGGGTTCAGAGAGGGTTGGGAGATGAGGTAGGTGCACAAGATGGCCCTCTGATGCCTGGAGAAAGTGGGATGAGGAACCCAGGGAGCAGCCCGTGTCTCCTGCCCGTAGCAGACCCCACGGCCAGGACACGGGCGGACACATCCTCAGGTGTGGCAAAGGTTGGAATGCTGAGGAAGGGGTGCACAGACAGTCCAGCTGAGCCAGTCACAGAGCTAGGTCTTCAGGCAGCAAACTCTGGTCCAAACCAGCAGGCTGCTCTCTCGCAGTCACCCTCCTTGAGGTCCGTAGAGCTCCCTCTCACACCTCACTCTTGTTCATCCGTGTCTCTGCAGGGGCTCACAACAGTGGGTGGGTGGCACCCCCAGCCAAGGCACACTGAGTGGGTTCCAAGACCACCATGTACAGTTGTGCAGGTTGCTGACTGCACAAGGGTGTCCAGCCAAGGAGGCAAGTGGGAGAGGAAAACCAGCTCACTCTCCATTCCCTAAACACACAGTATTCACCTTGGAGATGAGGGACATTTTTCCAGTTCACGTGAAGGCTCTGGCCAGGCCACATGTTTCAAGCACAGCATACCCCCACAGAGGCCCCTGTGGACCAGCAGCACCTCCACATAGATGCAggtcctctcttccctcccaccaGGGAGGCTCTGCCGCCCTCCCTCtgcagggcaggagggaaggcGCTGGGACCAAGGTAGCAGCAGGGTGGACCTGTGGACCCTACTCAGAGTCCTCTGAACCCTGGGTTCAACctcctcctcacctcccaccttcccctccccgtcCTCAGTATTCGTGTCTAATCCCCTCTCTGGACCCCTCTCTGGACCCCTCTCTGGAGTTGTGGCTCCTGTCTGTCCACTGCTGGCCCCATCTGCCCCtttccctgcctgcctgccccctcTGGAAAGGGGGCAAAACCTGGTGATGTGTGGAGACCAGGCTCCTCCGGGGTCCCTGGTAAAGGGATAGACTGGGACAGCTGCTCGCAAGCACCCACCGTGGGGCATGAACCACAGGGATGCCCATCCTGGAAAGGGTACATTAAATCATAatcattataatttaaaaacccaACAGCCGtcactgttttgtgttttgtgatCTCCTATACCTTCCTGGCAATTCTATGAGGTAATAAGCGCCATTGGTCaccccctttttacagatgggtaaaccgaggcacagagaggtgaagtaacttgtccaaaatcacacagtTAATAAAAGGCAAAcctcttttgtttttatctgtaaaaGATAGAgactctaaaaaaacaaaacagggcttccctggtggcgcagtggttgggagtccacctgccgatgcaggggacacgggttcgtgccccggtccgggaagatcccacatgccgcggagcggctgggcccgtgagccatggccgctgagcctgcgcgtccggagcctgtgctccgcaacgggagaggccacggcagtgagaggcccgcgtaccgcaaaaaaacaaaaacaaaaacaaaaaaccccatacaCTCACAATAGTATTATCACATCCCACATGTTAACGGTGATTTCTGAATAAGTATCCTTGCCAGTGTCACACACACAGCTATCaggtggcaaagccaggatttgggTCCCTGGCTCATGCCGCCCTGCCTCTCTGTGCAGATGGGAAAGGCACAGGTACATCTGTCCCAACTCAGACCTGGGTGCTACACCTGTAACCAAAGCCCTGACCCCTGGATGCTACAGGAATGACTCAGTATTTGGGTGACCCCAAACCTCATGGATGGAGAAGTGGAAGATGCAGGGTCATTCTTACCTCGACACGTGTTCTCACTCTCATTCTTGAACATTGTTGCCCCAGAAATAAGCTCATATCCTGGGCTGCACATGCAGTAATAGCCCCCTTCCGTGTTCTGGCAGTCTGCTAATTTTCCACAGGACACTGTCAAGGGTGGTCCGCACTCGTTGATGTCTGGAACACAGCAGGGCAAAGGGTCACCTCCCAAAGGCGTGAGTTTGGTCAGGGCAGAGATCCCCATCCCCTACCTGGCTCCCCAGCACTGGTCCTGATGGCTAATCAGTGTCTTTTTAGAAAGAATTAGACTCTCAGGCAATACTGCTGAGGCTGGGCTGCGGCTGGAGCAAGCCATTCCTGAAGCTTGTGCAATCAGCTCTGCTCTTCTTGGCCCTCTGGCCGGCACCCCAGATTGGGACACAGTGGGAAGTGCTGAAGCAGGGGGTGGGTGGAAGCTCTGCACCCCCCTCCTCAGTCCTGAAAgggcaaactgaggcacagactcCAGACTCCTGGAGACCCAGCTCCTCTCTCTCCAGGAGGCCATGTTTATTCATGTCTCATCTCTCCACCTCTCTCAtagcttttcctttctcttttttcggTCCTTGATGATGGTCCTGAGGAGAAAGGCTGAAGCCCCCAACCAACACCCATGTCCCCCCACGGGCATTGGACTGTACCCCACAATCTCTGCATGTCCCTCCATCACCCCCAAGCCTCTGTACCATCACAGCTGCCGAAGAAATTGGTGAAGGTCTCCCCAGATGAAGGACTGAATCCCGGAGCGCAGCGGCAGAAGGTATCACGGAC
This genomic interval from Phocoena sinus isolate mPhoSin1 chromosome 3, mPhoSin1.pri, whole genome shotgun sequence contains the following:
- the ADGRE5 gene encoding CD97 antigen isoform X5, with the translated sequence MGGPHSVALFVFHVLCVLLTLSEAGSQNTTACARPCPANSSCVRDTFCRCAPGFSPSSGETFTNFFGSCDDINECGPPLTVSCGKLADCQNTEGGYYCMCSPGYELISGATMFKNESENTCRDVDECQQRPKVCKGRSLCINTQGSYLCQCPPGLKLNLEDPRHCTDVKECTSGRNPCHNSSHCFNLVGTYKCHCRPGWKPIPGVPSSPNNTVCEDMDECSSGQHQCHNSTICVNTVGSYTCHCRQGWVPKPGFQDKQMGTICEEISFPTWTAPPEIKSQSLSGFFERVQKMSIDFKSAFPQETIQYLIMSLDDLLKTPGDLEALDLSSRHHTATYLFSGLEQILRTLAKAMSEGSFIYHSPGDTELSLMVQKQGNGNITVGQSQARMLLDWAVAAGAEKSGPTVVGILSSPNMQKLLANASLDLDSEKQTELEEIYESPVRGAQLRLLSAVNLVFLSNTNTDKLNSKVTFTFSHPWEMPGTRKELICAFWRNDSNRRGYWATSGCQTLGSGNGSTTCQCNHLSSFAILMAHYDVEDWKLSLITKVGLALSLVCLLLCILTFLLVRPIQGSRTTVHLHLCICLFVGSTIFLAGIENEGGQVGLRCRLVAAMLHYCFLAAFCWMSLEGVELYFLVVRVFQGQGLRKRWLCLIGYGVPLFIVAVSAAIKSQGYGRPQYCWLDHANGFLWSFLGPVTFIVLCNAVIFVITVWKLTQKFSEINPDIKKLKKARVLTITAIAQLFVLGCTWVFGLFLFDQRSWVLCYTFSILNSLQGLFLFVLYCLLNKKVREEYRRWACMVTRNKYSEFATSTSGSGSSQSQTQALRPSESGM